In the Muricauda sp. MAR_2010_75 genome, one interval contains:
- the trxB gene encoding thioredoxin-disulfide reductase, whose amino-acid sequence MSEQLERIKTLIIGSGPAGYTAAIYAARADLKPVMYTGMEPGGQLTTTTEVDNFPGYPEGIDGPTMMIQLQQQAERFGTEVRVGMVTAVDLSDEVGGIHKVTVDGSKVIEAETVIISTGASAKYLNIPSEQRLRGGGVSACAVCDGFFYKGQEVAIVGAGDTAAEEASYLANICKKVTMLVRKDYMRASKAMQHRVNSIDNIEIKYNTEVDEVLGDQVVEGLRIVNNQTGEKEEIAITGLFIAIGHKPNTDIFKGQLDMDETGYIITQPKSTKTNRPGVFASGDAQDKIYRQAVTAAGTGCMAALDAERYLAAVESKEALVS is encoded by the coding sequence ATGTCAGAACAATTGGAAAGAATAAAAACATTGATCATAGGATCGGGACCAGCCGGATATACCGCTGCTATATATGCGGCCAGGGCAGATTTAAAACCTGTTATGTACACTGGTATGGAGCCTGGAGGACAGTTGACCACAACCACCGAAGTGGACAATTTTCCAGGTTATCCCGAAGGGATAGACGGTCCCACAATGATGATTCAATTGCAGCAACAGGCGGAACGATTTGGCACGGAAGTCAGGGTTGGTATGGTCACTGCGGTAGACCTTAGCGATGAAGTTGGAGGCATCCATAAAGTAACTGTGGATGGTTCCAAAGTTATTGAAGCGGAAACCGTAATCATTTCAACAGGTGCATCTGCCAAATATTTGAATATCCCAAGCGAACAACGTTTGCGCGGAGGCGGTGTATCTGCCTGTGCCGTTTGTGATGGATTCTTCTACAAAGGACAGGAAGTAGCCATAGTTGGAGCGGGTGATACTGCTGCCGAAGAAGCTTCTTATTTGGCCAATATCTGTAAGAAAGTGACCATGTTGGTTCGCAAGGACTATATGAGAGCTTCCAAGGCCATGCAGCATCGTGTCAATAGCATTGATAACATTGAAATAAAGTACAATACTGAGGTAGATGAGGTTCTTGGTGATCAGGTGGTGGAAGGCCTTAGAATTGTGAACAATCAAACCGGTGAGAAAGAAGAGATAGCCATTACGGGGCTTTTTATTGCCATTGGGCACAAGCCGAACACCGACATATTCAAAGGGCAACTGGACATGGATGAGACAGGTTACATCATTACCCAACCCAAATCTACCAAGACCAATAGGCCCGGAGTGTTTGCCAGTGGCGATGCCCAAGATAAAATTTACAGACAAGCTGTTACGGCAGCAGGAACAGGCTGTATGGCCGCCCTTGATGCCGAACGGTATTTGGCTGCTGTTGAAAGCAAGGAAGCTCTGGTTTCCTAA